From a single Myxocyprinus asiaticus isolate MX2 ecotype Aquarium Trade chromosome 33, UBuf_Myxa_2, whole genome shotgun sequence genomic region:
- the LOC127424089 gene encoding uncharacterized protein LOC127424089: MTQGPSLHAESVVQGRVGGFAELGCSLTPPSEGATTPNLFPLHVVEWVRLGYNVPILIKFGGYTPRVHPNYSGRVSLSRGASLLVDKLTLEDEGWFECRILLLDRTTDEFQNGTWNFLSISAPPVFIKTPPAFLEVMLGESLTLHCKAHGNPKPIITWRKDGDTDEKRDAIQVLNETLTLSKATREMSGMYKCHVSNSEGNLTHTTQLQVKGPPIIIIPPEDTTMNMSQDAVLQCQAEAYPANLTYEWWKQGQNVYHIEALKSRVKILVDGTLFILGLIPEDSGNYTCIPTNGLMTPPSASAYLKVKHPARVVRMPRETYLPAGMRGSIICPVQAEPPMLHVNWTKNGASLDLEQYPGWMVNSEGSVFIATANDDAVGMYTCTAYNSYGTMGQSEPTKVILEDPPSFRVSPRAEYLQEVGRELVIPCQSQGDPTSNITWTKVGPAPRSPFTVLSNGSLVLRPLSKDHQGAWECLATNRVATVSVGTMVLVLGTSPHAVSSVSVDPGMNQANVSWESGFDGGYTQKFTVWVKPTVRGKYEWASIPVPTSRTSLLVTGLQAATSYQFSVLPQNKLGFGPFSEIITIRTHAPPTEVPTVVTTIATFSPPTSLSANHTSAGVLLQWLPPPEGSPSITAFVLQARREKGEWVTLYRAIAVNKTELIVQGLVKDSNYELRLLSRRGKLFSAPSESVVISTEGMEMYPAPPSLLANVPEPLLAGVIGGVCFLFIAIILSLVTSCIMSHRREQRRRKRRDDIPPAFQKSSSPQARPLSDSPDSVLKLKLCPPLNFFPSSSSSDRSDHCSFDKGIRSEYQDQRKQLLSSSSPPPHYTQFESHFGGSPLPTSAIESISRGPDGRFIIQPSLEDSTPTHIKKNLRKEFLQSPGKRSGGGSNNGSFKESNSVSSERDGQRGSPSALTVHPPNPERPPHSPGRVKAMARNFSRHGCFYSDDEQGCSEALLERVSFNSDSSEKRVRDSLKKYQIGSHREDIFPSLTRRARGLERERLLHQAGYQSIDGDSQLTEPSTMVSQLDGERERDNLSKCLRLVKERELMERELEQYTASRRAQTHEREQRRAKSASPLRKGTGVEPEDPIWKPQDISLRQKTRPSSLAQRVSDYRRGCYFGNTSSPMERLLPTFSSCIQWDISPVPSPASLVPVQSLSEGKTSCSLYPHSHQQGLTKVDDSFAPESTNVSRSPDTQHTSLSLLSPTRDSPSPSRTNMSGVQARHLEIPLTNEQELPKMTIAEKGWMQERKVEAEAPAFRSTSPAPLSSQPLEMHQVVAGRDKDTSLSAYYHDPSNQSVTDTDKVRANHRVRLSHSPSGSSTLPYDHQKAGTMGNVIVNEESSSLLSYNEQEKEGVRARSRKSDKCVFSDSPSQVSPLTLFENEAESDQSNFSRMSESIKVKLAPQPAKMSPLQTSTILEYLSLPGFIEMSVDDPVVVTEPSESFLPSSETETGALLRIDPDVVPRSWEKNSQDQSGAMASHLSGGTPVVPMVHHKLKSIPSSGTCSQLEAGDTYVKSGTSDTSNKGFSAHKRKEQSSEPLLSQRSLGSQKQEFTQCSPAQTLVNTAKSVTAIVTKSHDLAEKTHDSTSSKSQKPKTMSKERTNKISSQIYQAPMPFMKKSVSIGPCRTLTGVGHPRPFLKKSISLGSQRWEHHESPKVYISETCYRDEFPHPDIRVKSYSLGRTPAYNYPMSGRSWRGSMPSQPPISQSLERRHHIDRPPLSSSYHTPGPLIPEPPRHIESSIPFRRESDPRQQGAAFPDSSRWPLSYKETLRSVQHKYVPQDPPRPFGPTRIVARGDYLHPTEHRRVPQRPFLPRGYSWPSPYRTAFPLQEQNFQREVDKGVGAVKGCTEAEVRDIRGDGGRASYASQSSGRGSVGPYGHLRQSLSITPTLLSSPETTEESERYRVDQDLREKRSKRRNTSVDESYEWDAAEYSVNRDILEAMKMEWPQSGIGRGREFRQDRPCSTAGLRDYQSKRLYSVSPPPIFQPPQRRYSHSLSEARFNALRQEFQEYRRAQESCSQDPCIPPDPGSDSSSALL; this comes from the exons CTCCTCCAGTGTTCATAAAGACACCACCTGCCTTTCTGGAGGTCATGTTGGGTGAATCTCTCACACTTCACTGTAAAGCTCATGGAAACCCCAAACCCATCATCACCTGGAGAAAAGATGGAGATACAGATGAGAAACGTGATGCAATTCAG GTACTCAATGAAACGTTGACATTAAGCAAGGCTACCAGGGAAATGTCAGGAATGTACAAGTGTCACGTGTCCAACTCAGAAGGAAACCTCACCCACACCACCCAGCTGCAGGTCAAAG GTCCTCCGATTATCATCATTCCCCCCGAGGACACCACCATGAACATGTCCCAGGATGCAGTTCTGCAATGCCAAGCGGAGGCATACCCGGCTAACCTCACATATGAGTGGTGGAAACAAGGACAAAACGTGTATCACATTGA aGCTCTGAAATCACGGGTGAAAATCTTGGTGGACGGGACGCTCTTCATTTTAGGTCTTATCCCTGAAGATTCTGGGAATTATACCTGCATACCCACCAATGGTCTAATGACTCCGCCCTCTGCGTCTGCCTACCTCAAAGTTAAAC ATCCTGCACGAGTGGTCCGGATGCCCCGTGAAACTTACCTCCCTGCAGGTATGAGGGGAAGCATCATATGCCCAGTTCAAGCTGAGCCACCCATGCTGCATGTTAACTGGACCAAAAATGGAGCCTCCTTGGACCTGGAGCAG TATCCAGGATGGATGGTCAATTCAGAGGGCTCTGTCTTTATAGCCACAGCCAATGATGATGCAGTGGGCATGTACACATGTACAGCTTATAACAGTTATGGGACCATGGGCCAATCAGAACCGACCAAAGTTATCCTGGAG GATCCACCCTCGTTCCGTGTCTCACCCCGTGCTGAGTATCTACAGGAAGTGGGCAGGGAGCTGGTGATACCCTGTCAATCTCAGGGAGACCCCACCTCTAACATCACATGGACAAAG GTCGGTCCCGCCCCTCGCTCTCCATTTACAGTCCTATCCAATGGCTCTCTGGTCCTGCGTCCACTCAGTAAGGACCACCAGGGGGCGTGGGAGTGTCTTGCCACCAACCGTGTGGCCACTGTCAGCGTTGGAACCATGGTTTTAGTGCTAG GCACAAGTCCTCATGCAGTTAGCTCGGTATCTGTGGATCCAGGGATGAATCAGGCCAATGTGTCTTGGGAGTCAGGGTTTGATGGAGGATACACGCAGAAATTCACTGTCTG GGTGAAGCCCACTGTGAGAGGCAAGTATGAATGGGCGTCAATCCCTGTACCAACATCCAGAACCTCCCTGCTGGTGACGGGTCTGCAAGCAGCCACAAGTTATCAGTTCAGTGTTCTTCCCCAAAACAAGCTGGGCTTTGGGCCTTTCAGTGAGATCATCACCATTAGGACACATG CACCTCCAACAGAAGTGCCCACTGTGGTGACCACCATCGCAACATTTTCCCCTCCCACCTCGCTATCAGCCAATCACACCTCAGCGGGTGTACTGCTGCAATGGTTGCCACCTCCAGAAGGGTCTCCATCAATCACAGCCTTTGTTCTTCAGGCGAGGCGGGAAAAAGGGGAATGGGTCACTCTATACAGAGCGATCGCTGTCAACAAGACAGAACTGATTGTACAGGGACTTGTGAAG GACTCAAACTATGAGCTGCGTCTCCTGTCTCGCAGAGGCAAACTGTTCAGTGCTCCCAGTGAATCAGTCGTCATCTCCACTGAAG GTATGGAAATGTATCCAGCACCTCCCAGCCTCCTTGCCAATGTCCCTGAACCCCTTTTGGCTGGCGTGATTGGAGGCGTCTGTTTCCTGTTCATAGCCATCATACTCTCTTTGGTGACCTCTTGCATTATGAGCCATAGAAGGGAACAACGCAGACGTAAAAGGCGTGATG ATATTCCCCCTGCCTTCCAGAAGAGTTCATCTCCGCA AGCTCGCCCACTTTCTGATAGCCCAGATAGTGTGTTGAAGTTAAAACTGTGTCCTCCCCTAAACTTCTTCCCCAGCTCATCCTCTTCTGATCGTTCAGACCATTGCTCATTTGATAAGGGCATTCGAAGTGAGTACCAGGATCAGAGAAAGCAGCTTCTCTCCTCATCTTCTCCACCTCCACACTATACTCAGTTCGAGAGCCACTTTGGAGGCTCTCCATTGCCCACATCTGCTATTGAGTCAATATCCAGAGGTCCTGATGGTCGCTTCATTATCCAACCCTCCTTAGAAGACTCCACACCAACTCACATCAAAAAGAACCTCAGAAAAGAATTCCTACAATCCCCTGGTAAAAGAAGTGGTGGAGGGAGTAACAATGGGTCTTTTAAGGAATCCAATTCTGTAAGTTCAGAGAGGGATGGACAAAGAGGGTCACCCTCAGCATTGACTGTGCACCCACCAAACCCAGAAAGACCCCCTCACTCTCCAGGTAGGGTGAAGGCAATGGCCAGAAACTTCTCCCGTCATGGTTGCTTCTACTCAGATGATGAGCAGGGCTGCTCTGAGGCCTTGCTGGAGAGGGTCAGCTTTAATTCGGACAGCAGTGAAAAGAGGGTGAGAGACTCGCTAAAGAAATACCAGATTGGTAGCCATAGGGAAGACATTTTCCCGAGCTTGACCAGGAGAGCCCGAGGCTTGGAGAGAGAGAGGTTGCTCCATCAGGCAGGTTACCAATCCATAGATGGAGACAGCCAGCTGACAGAACCCAGCACTATGGTTTCTCAACTGGATGGTGAACGAGAGAGGGATAACTTGAGCAAATGCCTGAGGCTGGTAAAGGAACGTGAGTTAATGGAGAGGGAGCTCGAGCAGTATACGGCCAGCCGAAGGGCACAGACACATGAGCGAGAACAGAGGCGGGCCAAGTCTGCAAGCCCCTTAAGAAAAGGGACAGGTGTGGAGCCTGAGGACCCTATTTGGAAGCCTCAAGACATCAGTTTACGGCAAAAAACTCGGCCCAGCAGCCTGGCCCAGCGTGTTTCTGACTACAGAAGAGGCTGTTATTTTGGCAACACCAGCAGTCCTATGGAGAGACTACTCCCCACTTTTTCCTCATGCATTCAGTGGGACATAAGCCCTGTGCCATCCCCAGCCAGCCTGGTGCCAGTGCAAAGCCTCTCAGAAGGGAAAACATCCTGTTCCCTGTACCCTCATTCCCATCAACAAGGCCTTACCAAAGTTGATGACTCATTTGCACCAGAGTCCACAAACGTCTCGCGTTCACCAGACACACAACACACCTCTCTCTCACTTCTGTCTCCAACCAGGGACAGCCCTTCTCCCAGTAGGACCAACATGAGTGGGGTACAGGCTAGACACCTGGAGATACCCCTGACAAATGAGCAGGAGCTGCCTAAAATGACTATAGCTGAAAAGGGTTGGATGCAAGAGAGAAAAGTGGAAGCAGAGGCTCCAGCTTTTAGATCAACATCTCCTGCTCCCTTGAGTTCTCAGCCACTTGAGATGCACCAAGTAGTGGCAGGAAGAGATAAAGACACCAGTCTTAGTGCATATTACCATGATCCTAGCAATCAAAGTGTTACAGACACAGATAAGGTAAGGGCAAATCACAGAGTCAGACTGAGCCATAGTCCATCAGGCAGCTCTACATTGCCCTATGATCACcagaaagcaggcacaatggGAAATGTAATTGTAAATGAAGAGTCCAGCTCCTTACTGTCATATAATGAGCAAGAGAAAGAAGGTGTCAGGGCTCGATCTCGAAAGAGTGACAAATGTGTCTTCAGTGACAGCCCTAGTCAGGTATCTCCATTGACCCTGTTTGAAAATGAGGCTGAGAGTGATCAGTCAAATTTCTCCAGAATGTCAGAATCAATCAAAGTCAAGCTTGCTCCTCAACCAGCCAAGATGTCCCCACTGCAGACCAGCACTATCTTGGAATACTTGAGTCTTCCAGGTTTTATTGAGATGAGTGTAGATGATCCTGTAGTAGTGACTGAGCCATCAGAATCTTTTTTGCCCAGTTCTGAGACAGAAACTGGGGCACTTTTAAGAATTGATCCTGACGTTGTACCCAGAAGTTGGGAAAAAAATAGTCAGGACCAATCTGGGGCAATGGCTAGTCATCTCAGTGGGGGCACCCCGGTCGTTCCTATGGTACATCATAAGCTTAAATCTATACCAAGTTCTGGAACCTGTTCACAATTAGAAGCAGGAGATACATATGTTAAATCAGGCACATCAGACACCAGCAATAAAGGTTTCTCAGCACATAAACGGAAAGAACAGAGTTCTGAGCCTTTGCTTTCTCAAAGGAGTCTAGGGTCTCAAAAACAAGAATTTACTCAGTGCAGTCCAGCACAGACATTAGTAAACACAGCTAAAAGTGTGACAGCAATAGTTACCAAAAGTCATGACCTTGCTGAAAAGACTCACGACTCTACATCTTCAAAATCTCAAAAACCTAAAACTATGTCCAAAGAAAGGACAAACAAGATATCCTCACAAATCTATCAAGCTCCTATGCCTTTTATGAAGAAGTCAGTTAGTATTGGTCCTTGCAGGACACTCACTGGAGTTGGGCATCCTCGTCCTTTCCTTAAGAAATCTATTAGTTTAGGTTCTCAGAGATGGGAACATCATGAAAGTCCAAAAGTGTATATATCTGAAACCTGTTACAGAGACGAGTTTCCCCATCCAGATATACGGGTCAAATCATATAGCTTGGGTCGTACCCCTGCATATAACTATCCCATGTCAGGCCGATCATGGCGAGGGTCAATGCCCTCTCAACCTCCTATCAGCCAAAGTCTAGAGAGACGTCATCACATTGACAGACCTCCCTTGAGTTCCTCCTACCATACTCCTGGCCCCCTAATCCCAGAGCCTCCAAGACACATAGAATCATCCATTCCTTTTCGACGGGAGTCAGATCCACGTCAACAGGGAGCCGCCTTCCCAGACTCCTCAAGGTGGCCTCTGTCCTATAAGGAGACACTCAGGTCAGTTCAGCATAAGTATGTCCCACAAGACCCTCCTCGACCTTTTGGCCCAACCAGAATAGTGGCCAGGGGGGACTACCTGCATCCTACAGAACACAGAAGGGTTCCACAGAGGCCATTTCTCCCCAGGGGTTACAGCTGGCCTTCGCCATATCGTACAGCCTTTCCTCTACAAGAACAGAACTTTCAGAGAGAGGTGGACAAGGGGGTGGGTGCTGTTAAGGGTTGTACAGAGGCAGAAGTCAGGGATATCAGAGGAGATGGGGGCAGAGCTAGTTATGCCAGCCAGAGCAGTGGAAGGGGTAGTGTGGGACCGTATGGACACCTACGGCAGTCTCTCTCCATCACCCCAACCTTACTCAGCTCGCCAGAGACCACAGAGGAGAGCGAGAGGTACAGGGTAGACCAAGACCTGCGAGAGAAGAGGTCAAAAAG aAGAAATACCTCAGTAGATGAAAGTTACGAATGGGATGCTGCAGAATACTCTGTGAATCGCGACATCCTGGAGGCCATGAAGATGGAGTGGCCCCAGTCAGGCATAGGGCGAGGCAGGGAGTTCCGGCAAGATCGCCCCTGCTCCACCGCTGGCCTCCGGGACTATCAGAGTAAAC GCCTGTACTCTGTCAGTCCTCCTCCAATATTCCAGCCTCCTCAGCGCCGCTACAGTCATTCCCTTAGTGAGGCCCGCTTCAATGCTCTGCGACAGGAGTTCCAGGAGTACCGCAGAGCCCAGGAATCCTGCTCCCAAGACCCCTGCATCCCACCTGACCCAGGCTCTGATTCCAGCTCCGCATTGCTCTGA